GGCGAGATTTTTGAATCCGGCGTCGTTTGGCTTGAAAAGTGGCTAGGCTGTTTCACTGCAACATGGAAATTAGTAGCTGGAGGGGTTCCGAAAGCGGGGGTGGACCGAAGGCGGTCGCGGGGGATGCGGTCTGTTTTTCGGCGCTGTCGAGCGAGGTTTGCGGACCGGCTCCAGGCCTGATCTGGCGGGGGGCCGTGAGTGAGTTCAAATCCGTTTGATGATGACGATGGCAGTTTCTTCGTGCTGGTGAACAGCGAAGAACAACACAGTCTCTGGCCAGTCTTCGCCGAGATTCCCACTGGGTGGCGCGTCGTTCATGGTGCGGCCAGTCGGGCCGAATGCCTGGAGTGCATCGAAAACAGCTGGCCGGACATCCGGCCACGGAGTCTTCGCGAGCGACTCGCAGAGGCTTGATGTCCGGTCGATCGGTGATCGGCATCCGTGATTGCCCGGGGGGGCCTAGTTAATCCTGTGTGGGGGAACAATGGAGTTTGATGAACTGTCCCTGCCCATCACACACCCACAACTTGATATCTGGCTTGCGGGGGCTGCCGGCCACTCCGGTGCTGAGGAGTGGCAACTCGGTCTGTTTGCCAAGATCGAGGGTGCGGTTGAACGTTATGCCCTTGAGTGGTCGATAGGCAGAGTGCTGCAGGAGGCCGAACCGTTGCGTGCGGCCTTCGTCGAGGCCAATGGACAAATCTTCCAAAAGCCGCTCGATCACCCTGATTTCACGCTTCAGTTCTATGACCTGACTGATTCTCAAGACTCGGCGGAGAAAGCTCGCGAGATCGCGTCGTCCATCCAGCGAACCCCGATGCCTCTCGCCGGATCGTTGTTCAGATTTGCTCTGTTCCAGACGCGGGACGACGAGTACTTCCTGTTCGGCGCCTGCCACCACATCGTCCTGGATGGAACGGGTGTCGCGCTGATCGGTCAGCGGATCGCGTCGGTGTACTCGGCCATCGTCACTGGCGCTGCCGTTCCGCCAACGCTTTTCGGCACACTGGCTGACCTGGTCAGCTTGGAATCGGAATACGAGGCGTCACGCGAATACCTGGAGGATGAGGCCTACTGGACGGGCAACATCCCGGTAGATGGCGATCAGGACCTTCAACGTTCCCCGACTGTCGTCGACCCCAACTCGCATTGGCCCACTGAACCGGTGGCGTTGGACCAGACGGTCATGGAAATGGTCGAGAAATGTTGCGAGGTGTGGACTTTCCCTCGCTCCTCCGTCATTACGGCGGCATGTGCACTGTTGGCGCGAGGATACGACTGCAGGGGATCAAATGTGGTTCTCGAACTCCCGGTCACTCGACGTGTGCGCCCAGAATCGAAGACACTTCCCGGGATGGTCGCGGGGGTTGTGCCTCTGGTATTGGAGGCATCGCCCGAGGCATCGGTGTCTCGCTTCTGCGAGCATGTCGATCAACGCATGCGGGAAGCGTTGCAGCACCAAAGATTTCCGGTACAGGCACTTGAGCGAAAACTCAGACCACGGGGTGCGGGCCAACCACCGCAGAGGCTGAGCATCAATTTCCTTCCAGCCAGTTTCACGTTGGACTTCGGCGGCGTGCCGGCCACCGCCTCGTTGATAAACGTCGGCGTAGTGGGTGGATTCGGACTGGTCTTCTCCGACGTCGGTGGCGAGGTGCTGCTCAGCACGATGGGACAAGGACATCCGCTCTCGGATCTGACGACCGCCGAACTGGTGAATCGTTTGAACCGCGTGCTTGTCGCGATGACCGCTGACACATCGCAGCTGCTGTCGTCCCTCGATCTTCTTGACGTGCGTGAGCGGCGCAGCCTTGACGTATTCGGTCGTCGAGACGTGTTGGCGGGGTCGGTGTCGGAGTCGTCGATTCCGGCGGTGTTCGCGCAGCAGGTGCTCGTTTCTCCGAACGCGATCGCGGTTCGTTGCGACGGCCGGTCCTGGACGTATCAGGAGCTCGACGAGGCGTCGAATCGGATGGCGCACTTGTTGATTTCACATGGCGCAGGACCCGGAGAGTGCGTCGGGCTGGTGTTGGGGCGGTCGGCTGAGGCCATCGTGTCGATTCTGGCGGTGTTGAAGTCGGGGGCGGCGTACCTGCCGATCGATCCGGTGGTGCCGGATTCCCGGCTCGAGTTCATGCTCGCCGACGCCGCGCCGGTGGCAGTGGTGAGCGGCGCCGGGTCAGCCGACCGGCTGACCGGGTGCGGGGTGCTGGTGGTCGATGTGAGTGATCCCCACATCGACCACCAGTCCCGTACTGCACCGGTGGGATATCCGGCGCCGGACGACGTCGCGCACATCATTTACACCTCGGGGACGACGGGTGTGCCGAAGGGGGTGGCGGTCACGCATGGCAATGTGACGCGGTTGTTCGACGGGCTTGATGTGGGTGTGGAGATGGGCCCGGGGCAGGTGTGGGCGCAGTGTTCGTCGTTGGCGTTTGACTTTTCGGTGTGGGAGATCTGGGGTGCGCTGCTCCATGGTGGGCGGTTGGTGGTGGTTCCGGATTCGGTGACTCGGTCTGCCGATGAACTGCAGGCGTTGTTGGTGGCGGAGAAGGTGACGGTGCTCAGTCAGACGCCGTCGGCGGTGGGGGTGCTGTCTCCGGAGGGTTTGGCAGCGGCGTCGTTGATGGTTGCTGCTGAGCCGTGCCCGGGTGATGTGGTGGATCGGTGGGCGTCGGGTCGGGTGATGATCAATGGTTACGGTCCGACGGAGACGACGGTGTATGCCACGATCAGTGCTCCGTTGCAGGCGGGTTCGGGTGTGGTGCCGATCGGGTTCCCGGTGCCGGGGGTCGGCGTTGTTCGTGCTGGATGCGCGGTTGCATTCGGTGGCGGTGGGTGTGGTCGGTGAGTTGTATGTGGCTGGTCGTGGTGTGGGTGTCGGTTATGTGCGTCGGGCGGGGTTGACGGCGTCGCGGTTTGTGGCCTGCCCATTCGCGACGGGAGCTCGGATGTATCGGACCGGGGATTTGGTGTCCTGGGGTGCTGATGGGCAGTTGCGGTATCACGGTCGGGCTGATGAGCAGGTCAAGATCCGTGGGTATCGGATCGAGTTGGGTGAGATCCAGGCGGTTTTGGCGCAGTTGGAGGGTGTGGCGCAGTCGGTGGTGATCGTTCGGGAGGACCGTCCCGGCGACAAGCGCCTGGTGGGGTACATCACCGGAACCGCGGATCCAGTCGAAGTGCGAACCATGTTGTCGGACAGGTTGCCCGCCTACATGGTCCCTGCCGCGATCGTGCGTCTTGAGGTGTTGCCGTTGACGGTCAACGGCAAGCTCGACAAACGGGCGCTGCCGGCCCCGGAGTACAGCGACACCAGTGATCGCTACCGCGCGCCGAGCACACCCACCGAGGAGATCCTGGCCGGCATCTACGCCAACATCCTGGGACTGGACAAAGTCGGCGTCGACGACTCCTTCTTCGACCTCGGTGGCGACTCACTCTCCGCGATGCGGTTGATCGCTGCAATCAACACCACGCTTGACACCGGACTGGCCGTACGGACCCTCTTCGACGCACCCACCATCGCCGCACTCGCACCTAATATCGGGAACGGCAGCGCTCGTGCCCGGTTGGTGGCGAAGCCCCGGCAAACACTGATCCCGTTGTCCTACGCCCAGAGTCGACTCTGGTTCCTTAATCGGTTCGAGGGCGGTGTGGCCACCTACAACATGCCCACCGCATTCCGGATCAACGGTGCGCTGGACGTGGAAGCGTTGGCCGCCGCACTCGATGACGTGATCGCACGGCACGAGGCGCTGCGCACCGTCTTCCCGGATGTCGACGGAGTGCCGTCGCAGCACATTCTGCCTGCCGAGGAGGGCATGTGGCGGCGCGGTGGACCGGCGGTGAGATCGTGCTCGGAACGTGAGATCGCTGCTGAGTTGTTCGCGCTGTCAGAGCATCGATTTGACCTGTCGGTCGAGGTGCCGATCTATGCTCAGATCTTCGATGTGGGCCCAGCGGAATGCATTCTGGGTATTGTACTGCACCACATCGCGTTTGACGGATGGTCGCTGGCACCCATGGTGCGTGATGTCAGTCAGGCTTACGCTGCACGGTGCGCGGTCGGCGCTCCCGATTGGGCTCCACTGCCCGTGCAGTATGTCGATTACACGCTGTGGCAGCAGGATTGGCTGGGATCCGAAGATGATCCGGACAGTGTGATCGCCGCACAGTTGGCGTATTGGCGGCAGGAGTTGGCTGGTCTGCCTGAGGTGGTGTCGCTGCCGACGGATCGTCCGCGGCCCCCGGTGCCCAGGTACCGCGGTGACGAGGTGGAGATCCGGATCGATCCCCAGACTTGGTCAGCACTCAAAGTGGTGGCCGCTGAGCATAATGCGACGGCGTCGATGGTTCTGCAGGCCGTGATGGCTGTGGTGCTGCACCGCGCTGGTGTCGGTGACGATTTGGCGCTGGGTGCCCCGATCGCGGGGCGGGCGGACGTCGCACTCGATGAGTTGGTCGGGTTCTTTGTCAACACGTGGGTGCTGCGGGTGGGGATTGGCCCTCAGCAGAGTTTCAGTGAGGTGCTTGATCAGGTGCGGCACAAGGCGTTAGAGGCTTATGCGAATCAGGATGTGCCGTTTGAAATGCTTGTTGAGCGGTTGAATCCGGCGCGTTCGGCCTCTCATCACCCGCTGTTCCAGGTCGCGATGGTCTATCAGAACAATGTGCGCCCACAGGTGGTGCTTGACGGGGCGGGTGTCGAATCGGTGGCGGTGGGCACCCGCACCGCCAAGTTCGATCTCGACATCCAGCTGAGGGAGATGGCGGTCGAAAACTCCTCCGCTCC
The DNA window shown above is from Mycolicibacterium confluentis and carries:
- a CDS encoding MbtH family protein encodes the protein MSSNPFDDDDGSFFVLVNSEEQHSLWPVFAEIPTGWRVVHGAASRAECLECIENSWPDIRPRSLRERLAEA